AAAAAACTTATTGGTTTCCTTCGTTTTTCAAGCCTCTCATCAATGAAAGTTgagtgtatttttcttttgtaatatttcaatttaaaaatttacctattaaaatttttctgtATATTAAGTAATAAACATTCAGCCTAATAACCTTTCGAATACAAATTGCATCAAATGTTTACACTAACTTTTCGTTTATCGTAGTGAAGTCGTACATCCTCCACGTCGTTCAAATCCAAAGGTGATAATTGCAGGGTATGTCTTACTACACTTCCTGCCATTCAATCACACTCATTGATCCTCTAGTTTGACTAAATACTGGATTATTAGCAGACAGGTTTTAGTTAAGAGTCATGTCATGTTCCTGCTTCTATCCAGAGAACATAAATTACCTATAGACAAACCATAAAAACTAATGCATCATAAGGcctaaacaagaaaattcaCCATTAACTATGTATTGGCCTGCACAttggtatgttttttttttgttttgtaacacaacaccaaaaaaaaaattattattattattataataaatgaaaacacaGGATGATGAAAAGATAGGAAGCGCGATgacaaaaattcattttttaaatcttcctatgcagtgaaaaaaaaaaaacaaggggggggggaaggggaaAAGACACAACAGTCTGATGAACGAAGAGTAGCGGGAGGGAGATTGAATCCTGCCGACAGGGAATAAGAGTACAACTTTTGCAGACGACCAATCTTTAGCAATGGAGAAAATAGGTTTAAGTGACTGCTGGAGCTTGTGAACGTGTCCTTTAGTGTGCTTTCGTGGAATGTCGTGCACAGAAGCTGTGGAAAGAGGAAGCGAGGTAACACATAGTAGTAGTTCTAatatttacttgtttttttttttgttttttcaagaAGACGGTAAATAATTATCGCAAGTTCTTTTGCCGTCtcacttctctttttttttttttttttttttttttcaatttgagtAAGGAAgttaatgttttcttctttttttatacaaaaaaaaaaaccgaagcgtctctttctctcgctgATCTATGTGAAAGCGGGTGATACACCAAAATCAAAGTTACTTTTCCtcgttcgttttcttgttcttgtcTATCTTGTTCGTTCAATCGGAATAGTTATGTATAAAAAGGGGAAATGGAGATAATAGTGATGGAGCTGAAAGAACGAATCCGAACTGAAAGATACCTTTACatacaaaataattttataataataataataataataataataataaaaaaaggaaaaataaagagagaaaaaaaatctgaataaAGATTTGCCatatcgaaaagaaaagaaacgggagCAGGGGTtgaaaaaaaggcacaatatCTGACCTTAAACGAAACGGGAGAATGGACGATAACTTGTACCTacaaaaaggagagaaatgTGTGTGTTATCTGCCTGTGACCCGAACGGAAACATGAAAGGGTTGAGAtggagaaacaagaaaattggatagaggcaaaagaaagaaaaaaaaaaaaattaataaaatcatttaaatcaATTCTTATTAGCGGCCGAGTCCTCTCGACTGATTTTCccgtggaagaaaaaagaattttgccGTCGCGAGAGAGCGAAGGAGCCGTGAAATGTTCCCACCGTTTCGGCCATCGAAACGTACGCGGGTCGGTTGTGTATGTAAACTGGGAGACGAGAAGGTCCTACTCCTTTattatatttgaaaatgttcacACGGTTGATGCCTCAGACCCACGAATCTCCGGCTCCCTGCCCATGCGGGTCCATGTTGAGGCGCGACAGAGAGGGTGCCTCGTCGTATGTTCCGGTCAAACCCACATCCTGACCGGAACCGCCTTCATACTgtcgacttctttttttgtctcgaTTCACTTGGGCGTACACAGGCTCGCCGGGTTTCTATTTATCCCAAAGACAAACAAgtccgaaaaaaacaaaagggttagaaaataacaatactctttcatattttatgaaaacaaagaatttaCGGTTCCAGGTGGGAATATTCGCACGCCTCCGGCGGGTGGGGCGTGTGTTGATCCTTCTGCGTACTGCATATCAGCCAATGGGACATCGTCCGCCTTCAtaaaacaacacaacaaaacgaaatttgtAATGAAAGTTGCGGGActgtaataaataaataaatttctaTTTTACCCGGTAAGTCTGCTGTCTATTCGCTTGGCCATTATTGTTCGCATTGGCGAAACCAGAAGCATTGCCGGACCGTTGAAGCGATAGAGTCTTGTCCTCGTAGCGGGTGCCTCCCTGACTGGACATCGGCCTGTTCAACGTCGAGTTGGCGGCCGAATGACTAGGAGACGAGGCGCCGCCTCCGCCCGACATCCCTCCTCCCGCTCCACCACCACTGCTTCCACTGCCGGACACTGTACTGCTCCGGCTCACAAAATCTGACTCCTATCGTTTCACAAtcaagaaataatttttttttttaaatccaaaaTCAATGCGGAATGCAATTAAATAAAAAGCCAAACCTTCCAGCCGGATTTCTTGTAAGCGTCTCGCAGTTCCTGATGCGTCCATAACGCGGCCAAGACCTGAGAGGCGAACTTGACCACCCGCGACGAGTAGCGCTGCTTCTGTCGTGTGATGGACACCAGCCGGTCGACGCCGCCTTCATCCAATAGAGAGCGGGCAAATTCGGCATTCTTCTTGATGACTTCGTTGAGAGTGGCCAGAACGGCGGCGATGGTTTCATCAGAAGCGCCGCCAAGATCGTGTTGTTGCTGGATTCCCTGTTGGTTTTTGGCATTCGCCGGTGGAGGTGTCGAAGAAGGCAGCTTCTGGACTAAGTCTCGCATGGCGTATTTACcttcagaaaaacaaaagaaaaacgccaaTAAATATTTAGTGTGGCCCcaattaagaaaaatgaaactcttCAGGTCAGCTACCGATAAGCTCCTTGTTGCGTTGATCTAGGGCCAAATTGCGCAAAGCTGTGGCCACGGCGCAGACGACGCGATCGACTTCCATCCGCAGCAGCTCCACCAGAACGGGCAATCCTTTCTCTTTGCGGACGGCGGCTCGAATGTCGATCGATGGTTGCCAATAACAAGCTGCCAGATTTTGAATGGCACCAGCGGCTGCCTCCAACGTCTCCGGATTGGAACAGTTGGACAGCAAGGCCAAGTAAGGCTGCACGATGTCCGGCTGCCAGAGAAGTTCCATGCCTTTCGGTGGGTCGGATCGCTGCGGTAAATTTCCGCTCGATCCGCTATTAGCTGCCGCATTGGCGCCACTGTTTGTCGACGGCGATGAAGGTGAAGGCAGTAAAGTCCCACTCGCTCCGCTACCATCTTTCTTCTTCCGGCTGGCTCCGAAACAGCCTTGGTTCTCCCCTGTTTCACGAGatattattaatttaaaatcaaataatgaacaTTGCGAAACAGGAAGAAGGGGAGGTAGGAATTTAAAAACCCTTGAATTTTACCAGAGTGTTGAGCCGTGGCTCTGGTTTGCCCTCCGCTACCTCCCGCTCCCGAACTGGGCGGCTGCTTGTCATAATTGGGATTAACCACCTCCTCGCAACGATAGGAAAGGTTGCGCAGGACACAAATGACATTCTCCACACTCTTGTTATCCATGTGGTTCTGGTCGATGGCGCCTCGTACTAGATACAATAGGGCCTCCACTACCCCATCCTTTAGACGGAGTGCCTGACGAGCTTCGATTCCCGCAGAGCTGACATTCCTGCCAATCGATGAGAGAAAACGGGTTAGATGAAAACAGACACACACCGCAATGAAGCCAGCAACGAAATTCAAAGAATTTCGATACAACCTTAGGATGCCGGAGCCGTTCCGCAAGAGAGGCGTCCAGTGGGTGGGACCCGGCTTTTTGCGGTCCCATCCCGAATGGGGAATGATTACTTGAGCCACCAGAACAGATAGCGCCTCGTCCAGAATGATTCGCTTCAGTTCCTGTTACATTACGAATTTCGGACAATGCATTAAAAATAACTGAACTTTCTACATAGCCTTCATGATGATGGCTTACCTCGCAAGAAGAGAGATTCCACAACACTCCCGTCACGAGCTCTTGGACGTCGGAATCGGGCCTCCTTGTGAGTAGCCGGACCAAGGCTGGTATACCGCCAGCTTTATGCAacgctcttttgttttcgtcatTTTGCCGTCCGTATGAAAGATTTCTGGGGAAAATATTTGCAGGTGTTAGAACGCGTGAGTGACAAAGTACGTGATGATTGAGTTACCTGAGCGCTCCGCAAGCGTTGCGGTGAACGTCGGGCTGCTCTGACGAGATGAGGCCGACGAGGAGTGGGATGCCACCCAAGAGCCTCGTCTGTTGCTTAACCGGGTCACTGTTGTAGCAGAGATGCTGCAGGTAAGCGGCCGCGTTCGCCTTCACCACGGCGTTGGGGTTGTTGAGGAAGGCGATGACTTCGTGCAAGTCCGGATCGCGCCATCGTACACCTGTGAATTAATTTAGTAttaatttaaatgaaaatatagagaaaactaaaatttaattgacttcaaatttcaattaatttgTCCTGGAAACTACGCTAATTCAAAGCTTACAACATTGCCGATagtaaacaagcaaataaactaaacaaacaaaaatgaacagTAACTAGCAAACGATAATAGAACGGagtaggaaacaaaaaaaaaaaaaaaaaaaaaaaaaaaaaaaaaaaaaaaagaagttgaaccGACCACTTTTATCGAGTCCGATATTGAGACTGGCCATTGCTTCAGCCGGCACGGGTGGTGGTGGGCGAGGTTGATAGGTGCCCTCGACGCCACCCGATCGGGATGGCGGAGGAGGAGCCAGCCTCCGCGTCGGACTGTGACCAGCCGAATTCATGCCAAagtcttgttgttgttgctgttgatacTGCATCTGTTGGTCATCTTGATCGTCTTGATGTGAACGGTATCCGGAACCGGAGCCAGGGCCGGCCGTTGAGCCCGGATCCAAACCGTTGACATTGGCATAAGCGGCTCGACCGTAGGGAGAATGAGCTGCTACAATCACAAAGCATGCAAGCCAAAcgcatcaaaacaaaacaaaaaaatgcaaacacaAACTAAAATATAAACGCAAGCAAACATGCAATCAACGAAAGCCTAAACGAGTTCTAAAAATGGCAACGATGGACTTGGTCAAGAACGCAGCGGCCGGATGACAACACACGTTACCCCGATGACGTATTTTTAATGACCACTTGATATGCACGCTACACTTTAAAGGCCTCAAACGAGAGTCAACAAGCAGAACGAACGGCCATCTCGAATCCCAACGGTCAGAAATTCTCTGccggtagaaaaaaaaagagatacgAGGTGAcaataaatttatttcttttgaaattttttgtcgTTTCGTTTTGCATGTTGCTTACTATGTCATCGCACGTACACGTCAAACTAGTAGTGAGGTAAAGAGAGACCTGTAGGACGTGTTACCGCGTTTGGCCAACCGAGACCAATAACAAAAACATGCTCTCtctcgtctttttctttcttatttgcTTTTATGAAATTGGGAAAACTAGCGGGTACAAAAGTGTCGAACTATTATTACCGTAACGATCTGGCGGAATGGCGTTGTCCATTTCGGCATACCCTGACGGTGGATAAGGTAGGCCTTGCCTCGAATAATCTACACAAACACACAATCCAAATCGAGAATTATTCCacagatgaaatttaaaaaaaaaaacaatgaaatccTGAtaagtgaaaacgaaaaaaagagaaaaaattcgCACAAAGCGGATGGCACGGCGGAAGGTAGTGTTGGTATCCATCGTCACCCCATCCCAATTCGATGTAAACATGCGATTTAAACATGGCCGAATAGCTGAAAATCAAACAGATCCGGCCATACACCGGCACTGTACTGAGGTAGTG
This genomic stretch from Daphnia carinata strain CSIRO-1 chromosome 4, CSIRO_AGI_Dcar_HiC_V3, whole genome shotgun sequence harbors:
- the LOC130695330 gene encoding splicing regulator ARVCF-like, translated to MTSTQPSSTNESFLFVERQVESSHEERTHSKTETFTRRVYYPADGNQGNANVMPQYTLGTDPTGTYGHTTYASSNGGLAGGGHVDAPTSSPGIPANATLVSRTKQQLTTQQVTTVTQLVREVQHIGPDGQPILVDPYNPYGEYTGQPHSTGTYGRNGSSSSGIPVVGQPQRFANYEHIAEGADYRTHSPAGYGRTANYADYEPYPHLAGPRGGPGGVVVGPPPDYAYQTAQPPGLYRDYPDMDPSNAGTLAGGVPIYGDRPPTPPSPSEQSESPLPHHSRDYSRQGLPYPPSGYAEMDNAIPPDRYAAHSPYGRAAYANVNGLDPGSTAGPGSGSGYRSHQDDQDDQQMQYQQQQQQDFGMNSAGHSPTRRLAPPPPSRSGGVEGTYQPRPPPPVPAEAMASLNIGLDKSGVRWRDPDLHEVIAFLNNPNAVVKANAAAYLQHLCYNSDPVKQQTRLLGGIPLLVGLISSEQPDVHRNACGALRNLSYGRQNDENKRALHKAGGIPALVRLLTRRPDSDVQELVTGVLWNLSSCEELKRIILDEALSVLVAQVIIPHSGWDRKKPGPTHWTPLLRNGSGILRNVSSAGIEARQALRLKDGVVEALLYLVRGAIDQNHMDNKSVENVICVLRNLSYRCEEVVNPNYDKQPPSSGAGGSGGQTRATAQHSGENQGCFGASRKKKDGSGASGTLLPSPSSPSTNSGANAAANSGSSGNLPQRSDPPKGMELLWQPDIVQPYLALLSNCSNPETLEAAAGAIQNLAACYWQPSIDIRAAVRKEKGLPVLVELLRMEVDRVVCAVATALRNLALDQRNKELIGKYAMRDLVQKLPSSTPPPANAKNQQGIQQQHDLGGASDETIAAVLATLNEVIKKNAEFARSLLDEGGVDRLVSITRQKQRYSSRVVKFASQVLAALWTHQELRDAYKKSGWKESDFVSRSSTVSGSGSSGGGAGGGMSGGGGASSPSHSAANSTLNRPMSSQGGTRYEDKTLSLQRSGNASGFANANNNGQANRQQTYRADDVPLADMQYAEGSTHAPPAGGVRIFPPGTKPGEPVYAQVNRDKKRSRQYEGGSGQDVGLTGTYDEAPSLSRLNMDPHGQGAGDSWV